ACGCCTGGTCGCCGGCGCCGCGCACCCGCGCTCGGGCGTTGGCCGGGAAGAGGTGGACGATCCAGCCCCAGATTTGGTCGCCGTCGTACAGCAGGAAGAAGGTCATGAACAACCACAGCACGAACGCGCCGAGCGCTTCGGCCACCGTTGCGATGCCACTGACCGCACCGGATGCGACGGCGGACTCGTGCTTGCTGAGGTACTTCGTGATGGTGTTGCCGACGCTCGACGTGGAGGACGACTTCACGTGCAGGTCGACGGTGAGGAAGTGCCGGAAGCGGGTGACGGCGTTCGAGGTCTGGCTGACCAGCTGCGGGTACTCGTCGATCGCCCGGTCGACGACGAAGATCGAGATCCCGCCGAGGACCAGCGCTGCCAGGATGACCGTGGTCCAGGTCGCCGCGAGCCGGCGGATGCCTCGGTGGCGGAGTAACCGCACCAGCGGATAGGCGAGCGAGGTTGCGAACATCGCGCCGAAGAACGGCAGCACGATGAAGTACAGCCGGTCGAACAACCGCACGACGAGGTAGCCGGCGAGCGCCAGCACGAGCAGTCGCCAGGCCCAGCCGGCGAGGTCGGCGAGCAGGGCCGGCACCGGCATCGGCGAGCGTTCGGTCAGCGGGCCGGCGGCCGATCCGCGATCCGCCGAGGCTTTCTCGCTCACAGCGCCACTCTTTCACCAAGGTGACGCAACTAACCGGCTGCGCGTACGTGGCGCGCCGGGGACGCTATCGACTCAGCGAGGGATGCCGATCGGGTGGCCGGCCGCTTCGGCGAGCATGCGGATGCCGGTCACGATGCCTCCGGCCAGGTCACCGCCGGCGAACGACGTCGTCATCGACAGCGCGGCGAGTGCGCAGGCGCGGTCCGAGATCCGGCGCCCGGAAGCCTCACCGGTCACCACCTCGAGTAGCCGGTCGCCGGGCGAAACGAGGACGAGCACGGTGTCGGTCGCACGAGGCCCGAACTCGGCGTGCAGCCGTTCGGCCGCGTCGCGAATGTCGCCTTCGACGTCGCCGATGTAGACCGAGAAGGTCAGGCCGGTTTCCGAGTGGGCGGTCTCGACCACCTTCTCGATGCTGCGCGCCTGCTCGCTGGTGAACGCCTCACCACTCGGCACTTGCGCCACCTCGAGCCGTCGAGTCGGAGCTCACCGTGCCGGGCGCCGCACCGGTCCCAGCCTCGGCCGGCGCCGCGACGGCCACCTCTGCCGGCCGTCCGATCCAGCGCGGCGCGTGGTCCCACGGGCGGCCCGGGCGATACCGCGGCCGCGACAGCGCGGACGGCAGCAGCGCCAACCCGGCGATGATGAGGAATGCCCCGAGCGGGACGACGACGAACAGCAGGATCGTGTTGCCGACCCCCAGCGAGGGTCCGGAGACCTCTCCGTCGTCAGGCTTCAGCTTGGCCAGCGCCGGGCCGGCCGAGACGAGCACCGGCACGATGGTCGCGATCGCGACGATCGCCACCCGCCGGGCGATGCGGTTTCTCACAAGCGCTGAACCTATCCAACCCATGGCGGCGGGCTACCAGCAGGCCGGGTGTCGATCGACCCACGGCGCGGCCGCCTCGAGCTGGGCTGCCAGCCGCAGCAGGGTGACCTCGTCGCAGGGCCGCCCGACCAGCTGGATCCCGATCGGCAGGCCGGCGTCGGTCCAGTACAGCGGCACCGAGACCGCCGGCTGCCCGCTCATGTTGTACGGCGCGGTGAACGGCGTGAACCGCTTCTGGTTCTCGAAGTCGGCCGCCGGGTCGTCGTCGTTGCGCAGCTGGCCGACCAGTGGCGGCGGCTGCGCCAACGTCGGCGTGAGCACCGCGTCGTACTGCTGGGTCGCCTCGATCTCCGCGCGCGCCGCCAGCCGTAGGGCGGACAGCGCGCCGTGGAAGTCGCTGCCGGAAAGGCCGCGGCCCCGGTCGCGGATCCAGCGCGTGAGCGGCCGCAGCTTGGGTTCGTCCGCCGGGTCGATCGGCAGGGCCACGAACTCCATCGCCCAGACCGCTTCGAAAGCCGGGACGAGCGCCGCCGTGAACGTGGTCGTGTGCTCGACCACGTCGTGGCCGAGGTCCGAGAGCAGCGAGGCGGCCGCGTCGTAGGCCGCCAGGCACTCCGGAGCCGGTTCGGCGTCGCCCACGACCGGCGTCGCGTACCGCCCGATCCGTAGCCGGCGCGGTTCGTCGTCGCAGGCAGCGAGGAACGAACCGTGCGGTGGCGGAGCCCAGATCCAGTCGCTCGGGGCCGGCCCCGCCATCGCGTCGAGCAGCGCGGCGGCGTCACGCACGGTGCGCGCCAGCGGCCCGTTGGTCGCCAGGCCGCTGATCTCCGGGCTGATCGGCGCGTTCGAGACCCGCCCGCGCGTGGGCTTGACCCCGAACAGGCCGCACAGGCTGGACGGGATCCGGATCGAGCCGCCGCCGTCGCTGCCCTGGGCGGCCGGCACCAGGCCGGCCGCGGTCGCCGCGCCGGCGCCACCGCTCGATCCCCCTGCCGAGCGCTCCAGGTCCCACGGCGTGCGTGCCGGCGGCGCCACGTCGGGCTCGGTGTAGCAGGGCAGGCCGAACTCCGGGGTGTTCGTCTTGCCGAGCGAGATGAGGCCGGCCGCCACCATCCGGGTGACGACGGCGTCGTCGATGCCGAAGTCGACCGGCTCCCACGCCGCCGTACCGAAGCGGGTGGGCACCCCGGCGGTCAGGTTGAGGTCCTTGATGGCGGTGGGCACGCCGTGCAGCGGGGGCAGGTCGGCACCCTCGGCTACCGCGCGCTCGGCCGCACGGGCCGCTGCGATCGACCGCTCGGGAGTCACCCTCACGAAGGCGCCGACCGACTCGTTGAGGGCGTCGATCCGGCCGAGGTAGTGCTCGACCAGCTCGACCGGCGACACCTTCTTGGCGCGGACGGCCTCGGCCTGCTCGAGCAGCGTCAGGTCGTGGAGGTCGCTCATCGGCCCTCCCGCTCAGCCGCCGTTGCCGGCCCGCACCGGGCCGATGCCGGTGCGCCCGGCCGAGGTCGAGCAGACCTGGCCCGAGTCGTGCAGGAACAGTGCCGCCGTCTGGTTCGGTGGGTAGACGCGGATCCGCTTGGCCTTCTTCGGCTGGCAGGCCGAAGCGGCGAAATTGCCCACGTCGGGCAGCCGGGACAGCGCATTCGCCTGCCCGCCCGACGCCGCCAGCGTGATCGTGTGCTCGGCGCCGTGATCGCGCGACGACGGCTTGCCGATGATCGCACCGTTCGCGTCGAGGAACGACACGCCCGGATAGCCGAACAGCGTGCACGGGCTCGACCCGGTGTTGGTGAAGACCAGCACCTGGTACGTCGTACCGGCGGTCCCCTGGCTGATGCCGTAGCTCAGCTTGAGCTGGCTGGTGGCGCACGGCGCCGTCGACGGTGAGGGGGTTGCGGTGACCGTCACGGTCGTGGTCGGCGACGCCGACGGGTGGTGGCTGTGGTGGTGGGTCGGGGTCACGGTCGGAGTGCTGGTCGGCACGCTCGCGCTCGTCGACGGCCCGGCGACCGCGCCACCGGAGGAGCTCGAGCTGCAGGCCGCGGCGAGGACGGCAAGGCCGGCAAGGGCGGCAAACCGAAGCGCTGAGGTCTTCACGGTTTCGACCCTATGGCCTGCCGGCGTCGCAACCGTTCAACCGGACGGGGGACGGCGAGCGCGGCGGGCTGGCGGCGCTGGCCGGCTAGGCCGTGGCCTGCTCGATGTCGTCCAGCGCCGGGTCGTCGAGATAGGGCCGCCACTGCGGGTTCATCCGGCCGCTGCCGAGGACCCGCCAGGCGATCCCGGTCGGAGCCGCGGGCTGTCGCGGCATCCGCCAGCCGAGCTCGGCGATGACGCGATCCGCCTTTGCGTGGTTGCAGCGGCGGCAGCATGACACGACGTTCTCCCAGACATGCATGCCGCCCCGGCTTCGGGGCAGCACGTGGTCGATGCTGGTGGCCGGCGCGCGGCAGTAGACGCAGCGCCCGCCATCCCTCGCGAACACGGCCCGCCGCGTCAGTGGCACGGTCGCCCGATAGGGCACCCGGACGTAACGGGTGAGCCGCACCACCAAGGGGACACGGAGGGTCACCCGCTCGCTGTGCAGCTCCGAGTCCCCGGACTCCACAGCGACGGCCTTGCCGGTGAGGACGAGGACGACGGCGCGCCGGGACGCCACGACGCAGAGTGGTTCGTACGTCGCGTTCAACACCAACGCGTTGCCCACACGATCCTCCTGTGCTCATCCTCCATGATCGAAGCCGCAGCGTCGAGCGACATCCGTGCATCCGGCGCTCGTATCCACGACGCCCTGATGCACGATGGAGTGGTGCAACCGCCCGGACCGCAGCCGATCTCGCTCGAGGGCACCGATGCTGCGCCGACCTTCTACGACTCGGTCGGCGGCCACGAGACGTTCGAAGCCCTGGTCAGCGGGTTCTACGCCCGGGTGTCTCAAGACCCGATCCTGACCGCGATCTACCCGCCGGACGACTGGGCCGGAGCGGCGCAGCGCCTGATGCTCTTCCTCGAGCAGTACTGGGGCGGTCCCCACACCTACTCCGAGCTGCGCGGCCACCCGCGGCTGCGAATGCGGCACGCCCCGTTCGCGATCGACGCGCGGGCACGCGATGCCTGGCTGGCGCACATGCGCGCCGCGCTCGACGACATCGCCCTGCCTGCCGGAGCCGACCAGGTGATCTGGAGCTATTTCACCTCGGCGGCCGAGTCGCTGATCAACACGCCGGCGGACTGAGAGCTACCCGGGCCGGTGCCCGACCGCGAACGTCCGGCGGAACGCGAAGACCGTCCCGAACTCCTCCGGCGGGTAGACGGCGCGCAACCGGGCGCCGCACTCGGACAGGAACTCGTCGATGGCCGCCTGGTCGCCGGCAAGCGCATCGAGCACCGGCCGCAGCGCGGTGCCCTTGATCCACTCGAGCACCGGGTCCTCGCCGCCGAGGACGTGCAGGTACTCCGCCTGCCAGACGTCCGGCTCGAGTCCCGCGGCGACCAGTGCCCGCAGATACGCGTCGGGTCGCTCGACCGCGATCCGGCGATCGGCGTCCCCACCCAGCCGTTCGCGCCAGCGGTCGGAGTTGCGGAGCTCCCGGACGACGGTATGGGAGGGCTGGTCGAAGTTGTCGGGGACCTGGAACGCGAGCGCCCCGCCCGGCGCAAGCCATTCGGCCATCCCGGCCAGCAGCTCGAGATGCCCCGGGACCCACTGCAGGACCGCGTTCGCCACCACCAGGTCGACCGGCGCAGCGGGCCGCCATTCGCGAAGGTCGGCGCGCACGAACTCCAGCCGGCCGGGGATCGCCAGCGGCTCGGCCGCGGCGATCATGTCAACGGAGCTGTCGACCCCGACGACGGTCGCGTCCGGCCATCGCTCGGCCAAGGATCTGGTGAGGGAGCCGGGCCCGCAGCCGACGTCAGCGATCCGGCCGGGCCGCTCGACCCGGACCCGGGCGACCAGCTCGCGGAACGGACGGCCGCGCTCGTCGGCGTACCGGTCGTACTGCGCGGGATCCCACCGGTAGCCCGGCGGCATCAGTCGCGGCCGAGCCGGCGGTAGGTCGTGCGATGCGGCCGGGCGGCCTCCTCGCCGAGCCGGTCGACCTTGTTCCGCTCGTAGTCGCTGAACCCGCCTTCGAACCAGAACCACCGGCCCGGCTCGTCCTCGGTGCCCTCCCACGCCAAGATGTGGGTCGCCACCTTGTCCAGGAACCACCGGTCGTGGCTGATCACGACGGCACACCCGGGGAAGTCCTCGAGCGCGTCCTCGAGCGAGCGCAGCGTCTCGACGTCGAGGTCGTTGGTCGGCTCGTCGAGCAGCAGCACGTTCCCGCCCGCCTTGAGCGTGAGCGCCAGGTTCAAGCGGTTGCGCTCACCGCCGGACAGCACGCCGGCCGGCTTCTGCTGGTCCGGACCCTTGAACCCGAACGACGCGACGTAGGCCCGGCTGTTGATCTCGGTCTTGCCGACCCGGATGTAGTCGGTGCCGCCGGACACGGTCTCCCACAGCGTCTGCTTCGGGTCCAGGCCGGTTCGGCCCTGATCCACGTAGGAGATCTCGACGGTGTCGCCGATCCGCAGCTGCCCGTCGTCCGGCTTCTCATCGCCGATGATCATCTTGAACAGCGTGGTCTTGCCGACGCCGTTCGGGCCCATCACGCCGACGATGCCGCCCGGCGGCAACGAGAACGACAGGTTCTCGATCAAAACCCGGTCGCCGAAGCCCTTGGTCAGGTCCTCGGCCTCGATGACCAATGTTCCGAGGCGCGGGCCCGGCGGGATCTGGATCGCGTCGGTCTCGGCCGGTCGCGCGCGGTCGGCCTCGGCCACCAGCTCCTCGAAGCGGGCGAGCCGGGCCTTGCTCTTCGCCTGCCGGGCGCGCGGGCTGGACCGCACCCACTCCAGCTCGCGCTCGATCTCCTTCTTGCGCTTGGCGTCCTTGGCGCCCTCGACCTTGATCCGGGCCGCCTTGGTCTCGAGGTACGTCGTGTAGTTGCCTTCGTACGGGTAGGCGCGGCCGCGGTCGAGCTCGAGGATCCACTCGGCCACGTTGTCGAGGAAGTACCGGTCGTGGGTGACGGCGAGCACGGTGCCCGGGTAGGACGCCAGATGCTGCTCCAGCCACGCGACGCTCTCTGCATCGAGGTGGTTGGTGGGCTCGTCGAGCAACAGCAGGTCGGGCTGCTCGAGCAACAGCCGGCACAGCGCGACCCGCCGACGCTCGCCGCCCGAGAGCACGGTGACGTCTGCGTCGCCCGGCGGCAGCCGCAACGCATCCATGGCCATCTCGATCCGGCTGTCGAGGTCCCATCCGCCCGAGTGGTCGATCTTGTCCTGCAGGACGCCCATCTCGGTGCCCAGCTCGTCGGTGTACTCCACCGCCATCTGCTCGGCGATCTCGTTGTAGCGGTCGAGCAGCGCCTTGATGCCGGCAACCGCCTCGTCGACGTTGCCCCGGACATCCTTGGTCTCGTCCAGCGGAGGTTCCTGGAGCAGGATCCCGACCGTGTAGTCCGGGGACAGGATCGCGTCGCCGTTGGACGGCGTGTCCATCCCGGCCATGATCTTGAGGACGCTCGACTTCCCCGCGCCGTTCGGACCGACCACGCCGATCTTCGCTCCGGGCAGGAAGGCGAGCGTGACGTTGTCGAGGATCACCTTGTCGCCGTGCGCTTTTCGCACGTTGCGCATCGAGTAGATGTATTGAGCCACGCCCCCAGGCTACGGATCGCACCAAACCCCACGATCCGCCCGACTCAGGCGGCCACCTGCTCGAGCGGCTGCACCGCTACCGTGGCCGCCGGGGGCGGGGCCGACCCGCGGCCGGAGTCGCCCGCCTCCGCGCGCGACGGGCGCCGCAGGTCGGCGGGGCAGCGGGAGAGGTCGGGCCCGACCGCGATCGCGTCGATCTCGTGCACGCTGCGCCGGTTGCCCTGCTTGTCGTCGTACGTCCGGTGCAGCAGGCGGCCGTGCACCAACACGCTGTCTCCCTTGCGCAGGCTGGCGAGCACGTTGCCGCCGAGGGAACGCCAGCACGACACCGATATATAGAGGGTGTCGCCGTCCTTGAACTCCCCGCTCGCCCGGTCGAAGCGCCGGCTGCTCGATGCAACCCGGAAGTGCACGACGGTCGCCCCGGCGGCCGTTGCCCTGGCGTTCGGGTCGGCAACGAGGTTGCCCTGCACGGTCACGAGAGTGTCCATCGCATCGCTCCTGCCTGCTCGCGGGATCCGGCAGCCGCCGGCCCGACCACGATGCCGCGAGTGCGCAGCCGCCGGCGCGGCCGAAGACCTGCTGTGGACGGGGCTGCCCGGCTCTCGATCGGTGGACGGCGATGTGGCACCGTGTCGGCGCATGAGCACAGCAATGACGGACTTCGAAGGCAAGGTCGCGCTCGTCACCGGGGCGACCCGCGGGATCGGCCTGGGGATCGCCGCCGAACTCGTCGCGCGAGGCGCTTCGGTGTGCATCACCGCGCGCAAGCCGGACGAGCTCGACGCGGCCGTGGCGCAGCTGGACCCGGACGGTTCGGGCCGGGCCATCGCCGCTCGCGGCAGTGCCGACGACGCCGAGCACCAGCAGGCCGCGGTCGCCGCAGCGATCGAGACCTTCGGGCGGCTGGACTACCTGGTCAACAACGCGGCGGTGAACCCGCAGTACGGCCCGCTGATGGACGCCGATCTCGGTGCCGTGCGCAAGATTCTCGAGGTGAACGTCGTCGCCGCGCTGGCCTGGACGCAGCTCGCCTGGCGGGCTTGGCTCGGCGAGCACGGCGGCGCCGTCCTGAACGTCGCATCCGTTGGCGGCATCGCCGCCGGATCAGCGATCGGCGCGTACAACGCCAGCAAGGCAGCGCTGATTCATCTCACCCGGCAGCTGGCCGGCGAGCTCGCACCAGGAGTGCGCGTCAACGCGATCGCGCCGGCGGTGGTCAAGACGTTCTTCGCCCGGGCGCTCTACGAGGCCGACGAGGAAGCGGTCGCGAGCATGTACCCGATGAAGCGGCTCGGCGTTCCGACGGACACCGCCAAGCTGGCCGCGTTCCTGCTCTCCGACGACGCCGGGTGGATCACCGGCCAGACCGTGGTGATCGATGGCGGCATCACGTCGGTCGGCAGGGTCTGAGCGCTAGACCAGGTCGCCGGACAGTGCGCGGTGGCCGATCGCGACCAGCGGAGCGATCCGGGAGCCCATCTCGACGAAGCCGTCGCCGATCATCGCCCCTGCCCGGCCACGGGCCGCAACGCCGGCCAGTACGACGGCCAGCTTGAAGCAGGCGAAGCCGACGTACCACGGCAGCGCGGAGAGGTCCCGACCGGTCGAAGCGGCGTAGCGCTCGATCAGCTCGTGCCGGCTCGGGAAGCCCGGGAGCCGGGTCACGGACGGCAGCAGATGCGCCGCGCGGTAGGCCTCATCGTCGGCGCTCTCCTGCCAGTACACGAAGAACAGGCCGACGTCCGCGAGCGGATCACCGAGGGTGGACAGCTCCCAGTCGAGCACGGCGGCGACCTTGCCCGGAGTCGCCGGGTCGAGCAGGACGTTGTCCATCCGGTAGTCGCCGTGGACGACCGGCCCCGACGGCGAGCCCGGGACCTCTGCGGTGAGCCGCTCGGCCAGCCGGTCCAGCTCGGCGCCGCCCGACGGGTCGGACTCGCGGGTCGCCTCCCACTGCGTGGTCCAGCGCCGGATCTGCCGCGAGAGGTAGCCCTCGGGCCGGCCGTAGTCCGCCAGCCCGATCGCTGCGGGCTCGACGGCATGCAGCTCCGCCAACACGTCGATGAGCCCGGTCGCGATTGCGCGCCGCTCGGCGTCTTCGGTGGCGTAGCCCTCCGGAAGCACGTCGCGTACGACGTAACCCTCGACCCGGTCCATGACGTAGAACGGCGCACCGATCACCTCGTCGTCGGCACACAGGGCGAGGGTTTTCGGCACGGGCACCGGCGTCCGGCCGAGCGCGGTGATCACGCGGTGCTCGCGGGCCATGTCGTGCGCGGTCGGCAGCCGGTTGGACAGCGGCGGCCGGCGCAGCACGGCGCGGCCGGCCGCCGAGGAGACGTAGAAGGTGAGGTTGGAACGCCCGCCGGCCACCAGCTCGAGCGTGCAGTCCCGCCAGCCGTCGTCGCCGAGCTCGGCCGCGAGGTAGGCGCCGACCGCATGATGCGGCGCGGCGCGCTCCGCGAGCGCGGTGACGTCCTCGGATGGCGTGCTCATCGGTGCGGTCATCCTCGCGCGTCGTCGGGCGGCGCGCCGTCGCCGCCCGAGCCCGGGTCGTACCGGCCGGCCCGGCCACCCGAGGGGAGCACGACCTGGGTGCATCGGCTGGTGGCGAGCAGCTCGTCCGTTGCCTCGCCGCGATACAGCTCGGCGGCGCAGAAGACGACCCGGCGGGTCCGGCGCACCACCCAACCATGCGCGGTCAGCGCGCCGACCTGGGCCGAGCGTAGGAACTCGACGCGGAGGTCGGCGGTGAGGAACGCCTCGCTGCGGTCGAGGACGGTCCAGCACGCGCCGCCCATCGCCGCGTCGAGCAACGCGGTCACCAGCCCGCCCTGCACGATCGGCCCGTTCGAGGTCGGGAAGCAGTAGTCCGGTGTTGCGTCCCATGCGACCGATGTCGCACCCGGCTCCCACGACAACCGGCGGTAGCCGAGCGTCGTCCAGAGGTGCGGCCCGCTCACCCGGCCCGCGTCCCACTCGTCGATGTCGGTGAACCGCTCCCCCGGCCGCACCGGCCGACGTTCAGTCATGGTCGGACAGTCTGCCGCAGGCGGGTCGAGCAGCGCGGCGGCCGGTCCAGCGCGGCCGGCCGCCGCGACATCCTGTGCCGCTCAGTCGCTCGGGATCCCGTTCGAGGGAGCGGTTGCCTGCGGCGTCGTGTACGGCGTGATCGGACCGCTCCCGTCATCCGTCGTGAGCGGCTGGCCGAACAGATGGATGGCAAGTCCCTTGATGATCCCCATCTGTGCGCCGGTGTAGCCGGAGTGGTCGGTCGGCGAGTAGGCGAACGGCACCAGACCGGGCCCGGAGAACTTCGTGTTCTCGACTGCGGACACGATGCTCGCACGGGTCGGGTTCTGACCCGCCGCCTTCAGGGCCTCGGCGAAGGTGTACGCCGCCGCCATGCCGTACTCCACGTTGCCGTCGAACGGCAGCTTCGGGATGTACTTGTTGTGGATCTTCTCGAACAGCTTGATCCAGCTGTTGGACGGATCGGCCGGCGACGACAGGTAGCCGTCGGTGATGATCCCCTGGACGAGCTGCTTGCCCGGCGCTGCGCCCTTGGAGAACGTCGTCAGCAGCCCGGAGAGCGTCTTCGGGTCGGAGCCGACGTTGCTGACGACCAGCTGCGGAGCGAACTTCAGCTGCAGTGAGGTCAGCTGAAGAAGTGCCGTGAACGCCGGGACACTGAACGACACGACGACCTGAGCACCCGAGGACTGCAGCTTCTGCACGAGCGGCGTGACCGTCGTGTTGGTCGGGTCGTAGTACTGCGTCGTGACGATCTGGCTCTTCGGGATCTCCATGTCGAGACCCTTGACGCCGTTCCTCCCGAAGTCGTCGCCCTGGGCGAAGATCCCGATCTTCTTGCCCTTGAAGTGCTGCGCGACGTACTGGCCGAGGATCTTGCCCTCGCGGGTGTAGTCCGGCTGCCAGCCGAAGGTCTCCGGGTCCTGGCTCACGTTGTTCCAGCACAGGCAGCCGGATGCGACGAACAGGTCGGGCACCTTCTGCTGGTTGAGGAACGGCACGACCGCCTCGTGGGTCGGTGTGCCGAGTCCGTTGAAGATGGCGAACACGTGGTCCTGCTCGACCAGCTTGTGGACGTCGGCGACCGTCTTCGTCGGGTCGTAGGCGTCGTCGAGGTACTTGTAGATGATCGTGCGCCCGTTGATCCCGCCGTGCGCGTTGACCCACTTGAAGTAGGCATTCGACGCCGGCGCGATCTCGTCGTACCCGGGAGCCGCGATGCCGGTCAGCGGCTGATGGCTACCGATGGTGACGGTCGTCGCCGTGATTCCGGGCGCCGACGCGGTGTTCGCCGTACTTGCCGAACCCGATGGACCTGGTGAGGACCCCCCGCTCCCACCACTGCTGCCACTGCTGCACGCCGTTACGGCGAGCGCCACCACGGCCCCGATGGCGAGCAACCGCAGAGGTGTCTTGGCCATAGCTCCTCCCAACGCTGGAGAAATCGCTGGGCCGGAACATATTCCGAATCTCGTTCTGTGCCTAGTTACTGGCGAGTTTTGTTTTGCCGCCGTTATCTCGCCAAAGCGTTGCGCGCCCCGAGCCGGGCCCGCGCTCCGAACCACCAACGGCGAAACAATCCCTGTAGTCCCAACGGAAAAACCAGCATGGCGACGACGAGAACGAGGCCGTACAGGAAGATCTGCAGGTTGTTGCTGACCTTGGCGGGTAGC
This genomic stretch from Mycobacteriales bacterium harbors:
- a CDS encoding ABC transporter substrate-binding protein, coding for MAKTPLRLLAIGAVVALAVTACSSGSSGGSGGSSPGPSGSASTANTASAPGITATTVTIGSHQPLTGIAAPGYDEIAPASNAYFKWVNAHGGINGRTIIYKYLDDAYDPTKTVADVHKLVEQDHVFAIFNGLGTPTHEAVVPFLNQQKVPDLFVASGCLCWNNVSQDPETFGWQPDYTREGKILGQYVAQHFKGKKIGIFAQGDDFGRNGVKGLDMEIPKSQIVTTQYYDPTNTTVTPLVQKLQSSGAQVVVSFSVPAFTALLQLTSLQLKFAPQLVVSNVGSDPKTLSGLLTTFSKGAAPGKQLVQGIITDGYLSSPADPSNSWIKLFEKIHNKYIPKLPFDGNVEYGMAAAYTFAEALKAAGQNPTRASIVSAVENTKFSGPGLVPFAYSPTDHSGYTGAQMGIIKGLAIHLFGQPLTTDDGSGPITPYTTPQATAPSNGIPSD